The following coding sequences are from one Anolis sagrei isolate rAnoSag1 chromosome 6, rAnoSag1.mat, whole genome shotgun sequence window:
- the LOC132779071 gene encoding uncharacterized protein isoform X1, whose product MPGEALQAPQASQPPKEGAGGGGAGLSSTPEADGSQNNSASSTPSSDARTLLQISPPLTPDFQPDLPMDSSLRGQGVPVFLPAKQEDRPQPEGASCDATMGAATAGLVALSECGQVMMEQAAKAGEAVSKAPPSEDTLDARIVMGEETQCLGKEKEEEDTEGMPASPKSGVLEEEETSEAEDAAKPLRLSHPQACLRKRKEPELELAAIAMPAPSLFSQGDPMADVPSPSSVFAKDPPSEPGEGQPSLVKRGVDPELYFTAPSTPIRTAFSQLRHLPPPQPNPFSKDGLGEEQNDLDNEGLVSPPTSPSGSYITAEGGSWASSGTASTSPSCSPNLMAEGEALESPDLESEVTFQALSLGALGQDSFPDEDEDEGQTTPGEDEDWVSETVTCRPVPHKPNQTGRSRPKSREDSEEDGAALGEAGHKIFKIENLPSHQTAEVFAGSKPSPLPCSLAAFSGTEFGGVSGVSPSVANVDESETAASPPDNEMENPENDPMISALLLPFHGSLLFEAESVEITLFPQGESAENDTLYGAEDEDSTSASFLHSLSEASINEGVDESFAYQDDTSPSSDSASYNGEEDERLYSVEQYAVVAEDAQKDDGSPKGDLEPERSHSGSESEMETSSDAYNTDEEGDVPSAKHEEHPQVTEELDVPKAEEATQEGWKGGQRSPEEVVASMMEATMQQESAQSSRGVTVSPAGEGRGTPLEKGPGALKHQVRSEREQESPGEKGPSSSSVSDGQVTAEKDIHDSGECLIACFDTDEEADTMPPLDDHLAGPIAEEWAGPICAGVAIPLGWDPKPYPVESAQEANDASAVDIGARLKESEKRLLELLDQDSASGGGSVDLEGRDGGMPGSEKEVEVASFVSLLESSMEQPEVIRADSEPTEECLIACFESEDELEESSSLDQMNNNGDHEEMAFAEAKAGPQTLMDLHDDTQESLFMEAREFPVEAMVLPSQETPLPQTDVEELSESQSWTVCGTPRDSSRPKAEAEEGHLKNKETSLGDTPPPEPLKVCMETGEAKEADVVESHHMRETGRHAEEEVVMKEGGQSHQLGRAIPTDDAQPEEASEVLEKEQPVLSDEGDGDQNWETPSEKEEEASESGSEELSRTDSVAETTAWLRDQLENDAPELLKSGTAQGDQKKPNLRDDNMNVLPTQSREVTISETSRDLGSSEKMVPKEVELKAPARAGEVTGGKEVTEWPQLQGTEVPKSQAASKDAGKPCHMAHWEPPASLPSLVGSYPSGAKAQGVRPPPAEKVEVPPSLVHAGCHPPAPKKTFAEALLQGLLPVLEAELSMQEKDFDVSFPSAEPPEAASSQSLTDSSFFTADEGRSPEAIPLAASPEREDLHSPEQIWGSPAQAMEESCLLGDQAVALELENLVDKAGDDTAGHVAVPLTLSPTDGSSAQNMAVCLHHTALREAPSSAISRHAKAQKAATAEVHTNGQQLFFASEEEIFLTEPTDAQCDLSSGNGDEEHTFAGETTVVDLDDSGTVAGESSPTPVSPLGSSGAFLETTGGAAKFPDDITDQQEISHLLQGSFGFLKEQKMGCPRLMSSQLVAEAQSLRGSLKETVAESSSGEPTPDLSEVEDFEPPYKEQEDAQPCKYASGLEAERQETKEVSIPEEMAEMPVSQVVISGSEEEDQPSLDDASIPGEDGASGSFDSIPSQPDEMLLQRPEADVVVQEKTKEVTEETRLRGTTMADVHPKVESVEEKEEEKESGKASTSQPPPLPMDSIIPPSPTPRPSEEHSEEPSVSPSRLERPISPVVEKMPASPSPPPPVSQEVPPVLPSPQLPPSPPETPFQAPSAAAAATSWLPAEEDAPSKETRPLLQDPRKPLVEAPETSRPPPSRLDQPSAGKESRGRNRLPGGKEPRGKDSAASSSSAGDKRADRESFQLDLSSSSEREMSYRCPEIESLREATGAMLLDEKKPLVGRRPQENHHNKGSSNDSESNEGSIPELEEPEVSEPRTAQTQAQLTHSLGTGEESISKAKQSRSEKKARKAMSKLGLRQIHGVTRITIRKSKNILFVITKPDVFKSPASDIYIVFGEAKIEDLSQQVHKAAAEKFKVPVEHSPLITEAAPTLTIKEESEEEEEIDETGLEVRDIELVMAQANVSRPKAVRALRHSNNDIVNAIMELTM is encoded by the exons aTGGCTCTCAGAACAACTCGGCATCCTCAACACCCAGCAGCGATGCCCGGACGCTGCTGCAAATCTCTCCGCCGCTGACGCCCGACTTCCAGCCCGACCTCCCCATGGACTCCTCCCTTCGTGGCCAAGGTGTCCCGGTCTTCCTCCCGGCGAAGCAAGAAGACCGCCCTCAGCCGGAAGGCGCAAGCTGCGATGCCACCATGGGAGCCGCAACGGCCGGCTTGGTAGCACTGAGTGAATGCGGGCAAGTCATGATGGAGCAGGCGGCGAAGGCTGGCGAGGCGGTCTCCAAAGCACCCCCGTCGGAGGACACACTGGACGCCAGGATCGTCATGGGGGAAGAGACGCAGTGCCTGggcaaagagaaggaggaggaagatacGGAAGGCATGCCGGCTTCACCGAAATCCGGCGTCTTGGAGGAAGAGGAAACGAGCGAGGCGGAAGATGCAGCAAAACCTCTCCGCTTGAGCCACCCGCAAGCGTGCCTTCGGAAGCGCAAGGAGCCGGAGCTGGAATTGGCAGCGATTGCAATGCCGGCACCATCTTTGTTCTCTCAGGGCGACCCCATGGCTGACGTGCCTTCCCCTTCCTCCGTCTTCGCCAAAGACCCTCCGTCGGAGCCGGGAGAGGGGCAGCCCTCGCTGGTCAAGCGTGGCGTGGATCCGGAGCTCTACTTCACGGCTCCGTCCACTCCCATCCGGACGGCCTTCTCCCAACTCAGGCACCTGCCACCACCACAACCGAACCCTTTCTCCAAAGACGGCCTCGGCGAGGAGCAGAACGACTTGGACAACGAAGGTCTCGTCTCGCCGCCCACTTCGCCGTCGGGGTCCTACATCACGGCCGAAGGAGGGAGCTGGGCGTCTTCGGGCACGGCCAGCACCTCCCCATCCTGCTCGCCAAACCTGATGGCCGAGGGGGAAGCTCTGGAGTCGCCGGATTTGGAGAGCGAGGTGACGTTCCAAGCCCTGTCTCTGGGCGCTTTGGGCCAAGATTCGTTTCCGGACGAAGACGAGGACGAGGGGCAGACGACTCCCGGAGAGGATGAAGACTGGGTCTCGGAAACCGTGACCTGCAGGCCGGTCCCTCACAAGCCGAACCAGACTGGCCGCTCCCGGCCAAAGAGCAGAGAAGATTCGGAAGAGGACGGAGCCGCTCTGGGCGAAGCAGGCCACAAGATTTTCAAGATAGAGAACTTGCCTTCTCACCAAACGGCAGAGGTGTTTGCAGGATCCAAACCCAGCCCTTTGCCCTGTTCACTCGCTGCCTTCTCTGGGACTGAATTTGGTGGTGTGTCTGGAGTGAGCCCTTCGGTGGCCAACGTGGACGAATCTGAGACGGCGGCTTCCCCCCCTGACAACGAGATGGAGAATCCCGAAAACGACCCAATGATTTCTGCATTGTTGCTGCCTTTCCACGGCAGCCTCCTCTTCGAGGCGGAGTCCGTGGAGATCACGCTCTTCCCTCAGGGCGAATCGGCGGAGAACGACACTCTTTACGGCGCTGAGGACGAGGACAGCACTTCGgcctccttcctccattccctctcGGAGGCCTCCATCAACGAAGGCGTGGACGAGTCCTTTGCGTACCAGGACGACACCTCTCCGTCTTCCGACTCGGCCTCCTAcaatggagaggaggatgagcgcTTGTACAGCGTGGAACAGTACGCCGTGGTGGCGGAAGACGCCCAGAAAGATGACGGGTCTCCCAAGGGGGACCTGGAACCGGAACGGTCGCACTCAGGGAGCGAGAGCGAGATGGAGACCTCGTCCGACGCGTACAACACAGACGAGGAAGGAGACGTGCCTTCCGCAAAACACGAGGAGCATCCACAGGTCACAGAAGAGCTGGATGTACCCAAAGCAGAAGAGGCTACCCAAGAGGGTTGGAAAGGTGGCCAAAGGTCCCCTGAAGAGGTTGTGGCCTCCATGATGGAAGCTACAATGCAGCAAGAGAGTGCTCAGAGTTCAAGAGGGGTCACTGTTTCTCCTGCTGGAGAAGGACGGGGGACTCCTCTGGAGAAAGGTCCTGGAGCTCTGAAACACCAGGTCAGAAGTGAAAGGGAGCAAGAGTCTCCTGGAGAGAAAGGTCCCTCTTCTTCATCTGTCTCGGATGGTCAAGTGACTGCGGAGAAAGACATCCATGACTCCGGAGAGTGCCTCATTGCCTGCTTCGATACGGACGAAGAAGCAGACACAATGCCTCCTTTGGATGATCACCTGGCGGGCCCGATTGCCGAAGAATGGGCAGGACCAATTTGTGCCGGAGTGGCTATCCCTCTGGGTTGGGATCCGAAGCCGTATCCGGTTGAGTCGGCTCAGGAGGCCAACGATGCATCTGCGGTTGACATTGGCGCCCGGTTGAAAGAGTCCGAGAAACGTTTGCTAGAACTCCTCGACCAAGACAGCGCCTCAGGAGGAGGCTCGGTGGACCTTGAGGGACGTGACGGAGGGATGCCGGGCTCTgagaaggaggtggaggtggcTTCGTTCGTGTCCTTGCTTGAATCTTCGATGGAGCAACCTGAAGTGATCCGGGCGGACAGCGAGCCGACGGAGGAGTGCCTTATCGCTTGCTTTGAGTCCGAGGATGAGCTGGAGGAGTCCTCGTCTCTTGATCAGATGAACAACAACGGGGATCACGAGGAAATGGCATTCGCTGAGGCCAAAGCAGGACCCCAAACGCTCATGGACCTCCATGATGACACTCAGGAGAGCCTGTTCATGGAAGCCAGAGAGTTCCCGGTGGAGGCCATGGTACTTCCATCTCAGGAAACCCCGCTGCCCCAAACAGATGTGGAGGAACTCTCTGAATCCCAGAGCTGGACTGTGTGTGGGACACCGAGAGACTCAAGCCGTCCCAAAGCAGAGGCCGAGGAGGGACACCTCAAAAACAAAGAGACATCGCTAGGGGACACCCCACCCCCTGAGCCTCTCAAAGTGTGCATGGAGACTGGTGAAGCCAAAGAGGCCGACGTGGTTGAGAGTCACCATATGAGGGAAACAGGCAGACATGCTGAAGAAGAAGTAGTCATGAAAGAAGGAGGCCAATCACATCAACTTGGGAGAGCCATCCCTACTGATGATGCCCAACCAGAGGAAGCATCAGAAGTCCTGGAGAAGGAACAGCCTGTGTTGTCAGATGAAGGAGATGGGGACCAAAACTGGGAAACTCCctcagagaaagaagaggaggcttcAGAGTCTGGAAGTGAAGAACTCAGCAGGACAGATTCAGTGGCGGAAACCACCGCTTGGTTGAGAGACCAACTGGAAAACGATGCTCCAGAGCTATTGAAATCAGGAACAGCCCAGGGAGACCAGAAGAAACCTAACCTGAGAGATGACAACATGAATGTGTTGCCGACACAGAGTAGAGAGGTTACCATAAGTGAGACCAGCAGAGATCTGGGCTCCAGTGAAAAGATGGTGCCTAAAGAAGTTGAGTTGAAGGCACCGGCCAGGGCTGGTGAGGTGACTGGTGGAAAAGAAGTTACGGAATGGCCACAGCTGCAAGGCACAGAAGTCCCAAAATCCCAggcagcctccaaagatgctggGAAACCTTGCCACATGGCACACTGGGAACCCCCTGCATCTCTGCCTTCTCTGGTTGGATCCTATCCTTCAGGCGCTAAAGCTCAGGGAGTTAGGCCTCCTCCTGCAGAAAAGGTAGAGGTCCCACCTTCTTTGGTCCATGCTGGTTGTCACCCTCCGGCACCCAAGAAGACTTTTGCTGAGGCTCTTCTTCAGGGTCTTCTGCCCGTTTTGGAGGCTGAGCTCAGCATGCAAGAAAAGGACTTTGATGTCTCCTTTCCTTCTGCCGAACCACCCGAGGCCGCCTCGTCCCAGTCTCTCACAGATTCCAGCTTCTTCACGGCAGATGAGGGAAGGTCTCCTGAGGCCATTCCCTTGGCTGCTTCTCCAGAGAGGGAAGACCTGCATTCGCCTGAGCAAATCTGGGGCAGCCCAGCCCAGGCCATGGAGGAAAGCTGTCTTCTGGGGGACCAGGCTGTGGCATTGGAACTGGAGAACCTGGTAGATAAAGCTGGAGATGATACGGCTGGACATGTGGCTGTGCCACTGACGCTCTCTCCGACGGATGGCTCCTCGGCGCAGAACATGGCTGTGTGCTTGCACCATACCGCTCTGCGAGAGGCTCCCAGTTCAGCCATCTCACGTCATGCCAAGGCACAGAAGGCTGCCACAGCGGAAGTCCACACCAACGGCCAACAGCTCTTCTTTGCTTCTGAAGAAGAGATCTTTCTGACCGAGCCCACAGATGCTCAATGTGATCTTTCcagtggaaatggagatgaggagcATACCTTTGCTGGGGAGACCACAGTCGTTGACTTGGATGATTCGGGCACTGTTGCTGGAGAGAGTTCACCAACTCCCGTTAGCCCGCTTGGATCATCTGGTGCCTTTTTGGAGACCACCGGTGGAGCAGCAAAGTTTCCAGATGACATTACGGACCAGCAGGAGATATCTCATTTGTTGCAAGGCTCCTTTGGATTCCTGAAGGAGCAGAAAATGGGGTGCCCTCGCCTCATGAGTAGCCAACTCGTGGCAGAAGCACAAAGCCTTCGCGGCAGCCTTAAGGAGACGGTTGCGGAGAGTTCCTCTGGAGAACCCACACCCGATCTGTCAGAAGTCGAAGACTTTGAACCGCCATATAAAGAGCAAGAAGACGCACAGCCTTGCAAGTATGCCAGTGGCCTGGAAGCAGAGAGGCAAGAAACCAAGGAGGTTTCCATCCCTGAGGAGATGGCAGAGATGCCCGTTAGCCAGGTGGTGATCTCTGGTTCGGAAGAGGAGGACCAACCTTCCCTGGATGATGCCTCCATCCCTGGCGAAGACGGGGCATCTGGGTCCTTTGATAGCATCCCATCTCAGCCAGATGAGATGTTGCTACAGAGACCAGAAGCCGATGTTGTGGTGCAAGAGAAGACCAAGGAGGTGACGGAAGAGACAAGATTGAGGGGCACCACAATGGCGGATGTGCACCCAAAGGTGGAGAGcgttgaggagaaggaggaagagaaggaaagcggAAAGGCCTCCACCTCTCAGCCTCCTCCATTGCCCATGGACTCCATCATCCCTCCATCACCCACTCCTCGTCCCTCTGAGGAACACTCTGAGGAACCCTCTGTATCTCCTTCACGGCTGGAACGACCGATATCTCCAGTGGTGGAGAAGATGCCCGCCtcaccctctcctcctcctccggttTCTCAAGAAGTGCCTCCCGTTCTGCCCTCACCACAGCTGCCCCCCTCTCCCCCAGAGACCCCCTTCCAAGccccttctgctgctgctgctgctacctcCTGGCTCCCTGCGGAAGAGGACGCCCCTTCCAAAGAGACCCGGCCCCTCCTGCAGGACCCCAGGAAACCTCTGGTGGAAG CTCCTGAGACGTCCAGACCTCCGCCCTCCAGGCTGGACCAGCCCTCGGCCGGCAAGGAGTCTAGGGGTCGGAATCGGCTGCCCGGTGGCAAGGAGCCCCGCGGGAAGGACtctgcagcctcctcctcctcggcgggGGACAAGCGGGCTGACCGGGAGTCCTTCCAGCTGGACCTGAGCTCCTCCAGCGAGAGGGAGATGTCCTACCGCTGCCCCGAGATCGAGAGCTTGCGGGAAGCGACGGGCGCCATGCTCTTGGACGAGAAGAAGCCTTTGGTGGGGAGGAGGCCTCAGGAGAACCACCACAACAAAG GGTCTTCGAACGACTCTGAAAGTAACGAAGGCTCTATCCCGGAACTAGAAGAGCCGGAGGTTTCGGAACCACGAACGGCTCAGACGCAG GCTCAGCTGACCCACTCTTTGGGAACAGGTGAAGAATCCAtcagcaaagcaaagcagagccGGAGCGAGAAGAAGGCACGGAAG gCCATGTCCAAACTGGGTCTGCGACAAATCCACGGAGTCACCAGGATCACCATCCGCAAGTCCAAGAACATCTTGTTTGTCATCACCAAGCCAGACGTCTTCAAAAGCCCGGCGTCGGACATCTACATTGTCTTTGGAGAAGCCAAG aTTGAAGACCTCTCTCAGCAGGTCCACAAAGCGGCAGCGGAGAAGTTCAAGGTCCCCGTGGAGCATTCGCCTCTGATCACGGAGGCGGCCCCAACGCTCACCATCAAGGAGgagagcgaggaggaggaggag